A portion of the Salminus brasiliensis chromosome 11, fSalBra1.hap2, whole genome shotgun sequence genome contains these proteins:
- the hdac12 gene encoding uncharacterized protein SYNPCC7002_A1628, translating to MLKTGMLNSLRQRGCRLVLPGEIGLRRAFHAEHSCQDSRELPVIHHKKYICDLPPNHRFPMGKFPKVLQCLLKDHVITDKQVWVPELASEEMLGCVHAQEYLTNFITGKVDEKDQRRTGFTWSAGLVQRCRYETGGTVLAAQVALQRGLACSTAGGTHHAFPSYGSGFCLLNDLAVAAKHLQAESGRKILIVDLDVHQGDGTAFIFRDDPDVFTFSMHCGKNFPLKKQQSDLDISLDDGMEDKEYLSTLQEHLHWLLDTFRPDLVLYDAGVDPHWEDELGRLRLTDQGLYERDLYVLTSVVKEGIPVATVIGGGYSRDVDRLALRHSIVHRAAAKVWRERVM from the exons ATGTTAAAGACTGGGATGTTAAATTCGCTGAGGCAGAGAGGGTGTAGACTCGTCCTTCCAGGAGAAATAGGTCTGAGGAGGGCTTTCCACGCAGAGCAC AGCTGTCAGGACTCGAGGGAACTCCCAGTAATTCACCACAAGAAGTACATATGTGACCTCCCTCCGAACCACAGGTTTCCCATGGGAAAATTCCCCAAAGTCCTGCAGTGTCTGCTCAAGGACCACGTCATCACAGACAAGCAG GTCTGGGTACCTGAGTTGGCTTCAGAGGAGATGTTAGGATGTGTCCATGCCCAGGAATATCTGACCAACTTCATAACTGGCAAAGTTGATGAGAAAGACCAAAGACGGACTGGGTTCACTTGGAGTGCTGGACTGGTGCAGCGCTGCCGATATGAAACCG GTGGCACTGTGCTGGCGGCCCAGGTGGCTCTGCAGAGGGGGTTGGCGTGCAGCACCGCCGGCGGAACACATCACGCCTTCCCCAGCTACGGCTCTGGCTTCTGCCTGCTCAATGACCTGGCTGTGGCTGCCAAACACCTGCAGGCTGAGTCTGGGAGGAAGATTCTCATTGTGGATTTGGATGTCCATCAG GGCGATGGCACCGCCTTCATCTTCAGGGATGACCCTGATGTGTTCACATTCTCTATGCATTGTGGGAAGAATTTCCCCTTGAAGAAGCAGCAGAGCGACCTGGACATCAGTTTGGACGACGGAATGGAGGACAAGGAGTATCTCtccacat TGCAGGAACATCTACACTGGTTGCTGGATACATTTCGACCGGACTTGGTGCTGTATGATGCCGGAGTTGATCCTCACTGGGAGGACGAGCTGGGGAGACTTCGACTAACTGATCAAG GCCTTTATGAGAGGGACCTCTATGTTCTGACATCGGTTGTTAAGGAGGGCATCCCTGTGGCCACTGTGATCGGAGGAGGCTACTCCAGAGACGTCGACAGATTGGCTCTTCGGCACTCCATTGTGCACCGAGCAGCAGCTAAG gtttgGAGAGAACGTGTCATGTAA